In a genomic window of Pseudoxanthomonas indica:
- the rpoN gene encoding RNA polymerase factor sigma-54, with product MKTGMTAQLGQQLHLTPQLLQSIRLLQLDGLQLEQEVRRALDNNPLLELDEEAPAAELAGDSADAALDTAAFDELPESSLWDVARSSWQDGDDDRMANIEAGESSDPQVRALTALALEMDRDALAIAAFWLENTDDSGYLSDDVAVLADAAAERFTISKTHAESIRQKILHGECTGMAARDLRECLQVQLTALPGRVPARAIAARILAEALELLAAHDEQALALRLNLDVEQVREGIRLILSLQPRPADTLAPAATGYVIPDVVAWHADFSWRVALNPATTPRVSVSPMHERALEQADQSEGARKLREMLQEARWLTRGLSMRYDTLIRTARAIVERQAGFLAHGDEAMAPLTLKEIADEIGMHESTISRITTGKYMQTPRGTFELKHFFAVRLEGANVSGPAVRAMVRRLIESEPMAKPLADEAIAGLLARQGIHVARRTVAKYREQLDIAPARDRRRGNVSALAKAG from the coding sequence ATGAAGACGGGGATGACCGCGCAGCTGGGCCAACAGCTGCACCTGACGCCGCAACTGCTGCAGTCGATTCGCCTGCTGCAACTGGATGGCCTGCAGCTGGAGCAGGAAGTCCGCCGCGCGCTCGACAACAATCCGCTGCTGGAACTGGACGAAGAAGCGCCCGCCGCCGAATTGGCCGGCGACTCCGCCGACGCCGCGCTCGACACCGCCGCCTTCGACGAACTGCCCGAGTCCTCGCTGTGGGACGTGGCCCGTTCGAGCTGGCAGGACGGCGACGACGATCGCATGGCCAATATCGAAGCCGGCGAATCCTCCGACCCGCAAGTGCGTGCACTCACCGCACTGGCGCTGGAGATGGACCGCGACGCCCTGGCCATCGCCGCGTTCTGGCTGGAAAACACCGACGATTCCGGTTACCTCAGCGACGACGTCGCCGTGCTGGCCGATGCCGCCGCCGAGCGTTTCACCATCAGCAAGACGCATGCCGAAAGCATCCGTCAAAAAATCCTGCACGGCGAATGCACCGGCATGGCCGCACGCGATCTGCGCGAATGCCTGCAGGTGCAACTGACCGCCCTGCCCGGCCGCGTGCCGGCACGTGCGATTGCCGCGCGCATCCTGGCCGAAGCGCTGGAACTGCTGGCCGCACATGACGAGCAAGCACTGGCCCTGCGCCTGAATCTGGATGTGGAGCAGGTGCGCGAAGGCATCCGCCTGATCCTGTCGCTGCAGCCGCGCCCGGCCGACACGCTGGCGCCGGCCGCCACCGGCTATGTCATCCCCGACGTGGTGGCCTGGCACGCCGATTTCTCCTGGCGCGTGGCCTTGAACCCGGCCACCACCCCGCGCGTGTCGGTGTCGCCGATGCACGAGCGTGCGCTGGAACAGGCCGACCAGAGCGAAGGTGCGCGCAAGCTGCGCGAGATGCTGCAGGAAGCCCGTTGGCTGACCCGCGGTCTGTCGATGCGCTACGACACCCTGATCCGCACCGCCCGTGCGATTGTCGAACGCCAGGCCGGTTTCCTGGCCCACGGCGACGAAGCCATGGCGCCGTTGACGCTGAAGGAAATCGCCGACGAAATCGGCATGCACGAATCCACCATCTCGCGCATCACCACCGGCAAGTACATGCAGACCCCGCGTGGCACCTTCGAGTTGAAGCATTTCTTTGCGGTACGCCTGGAAGGCGCCAACGTCTCCGGCCCGGCCGTGCGCGCGATGGTGCGCCGGCTGATCGAGAGCGAGCCGATGGCCAAGCCGCTGGCCGACGAGGCCATCGCCGGCCTGCTCGCCCGCCAGGGCATCCATGTGGCACGCAGAACTGTGGCGAAGTACCGGGAACAGCTCGATATCGCTCCCGCCCGCGACCGCCGCCGGGGTAACGTGTCCGCTTTGGCCAAGGCCGGTTGA
- a CDS encoding response regulator, whose protein sequence is MRVLIVDDHTLVRAGIGRLLQSVADVDVVAEASDAQQALDLAAIHRPDLILLDLSLPDRSGLDLLKPLKEMLPLTKVVIMSMHNDPTQVRSALDRGCAGFIVKEAAPMELELALRAAAAGQVFLSPQVSSKMLAPLLNPSRPTGIEALSPRQLQILRKLGGGMSSKEIAANLGISVKTVETHRARMMESLGCRRANDLLLLAARHQNDLV, encoded by the coding sequence GTGCGTGTTTTGATTGTTGATGACCACACTCTGGTTCGTGCCGGCATCGGCCGACTGCTGCAATCCGTCGCCGACGTGGATGTGGTGGCCGAAGCCTCCGATGCGCAGCAGGCGCTTGACCTGGCGGCCATCCACCGCCCCGACCTGATCCTGCTCGACCTGTCGCTGCCCGACCGCAGCGGCCTGGATCTGCTCAAGCCGCTCAAGGAGATGCTGCCGCTGACCAAGGTGGTGATCATGTCCATGCACAACGATCCCACCCAGGTACGCAGCGCGCTGGATCGCGGCTGCGCCGGCTTCATCGTCAAGGAAGCCGCGCCGATGGAACTGGAACTGGCGTTGCGCGCCGCCGCCGCCGGCCAGGTGTTCCTGAGCCCGCAGGTGTCTTCCAAGATGCTCGCCCCGCTGCTCAATCCCTCGCGCCCCACCGGCATCGAGGCGCTCTCGCCGCGCCAGTTGCAGATCCTGCGCAAGCTGGGCGGCGGCATGAGCAGCAAGGAAATCGCCGCCAACCTGGGCATCAGCGTCAAGACCGTGGAAACCCACCGCGCGCGGATGATGGAATCGCTGGGCTGCCGCCGCGCCAATGATCTGCTGCTGCTGGCCGCGCGCCACCAGAACGACCTGGTCTGA
- a CDS encoding PilZ domain-containing protein, producing MVAQVPVLDHPAEAELFADVLTCEAWLPAGWRGGDRQLPPQAGEALLRSIATAEDARSSDEGDERNELPQAFQRLEAKVDLMLNLIGRLARQQADALPLRAVRWSHNGLRIDSMQAWNSHLGDAGVALIEPASWLSDHLELPARVIGELATTDGQHHLWLRFAPLSPGLAEALDRHLFRLHRKQIAEARQARQG from the coding sequence ATGGTCGCGCAAGTGCCGGTTCTGGATCACCCCGCCGAAGCCGAACTGTTTGCCGATGTGCTGACCTGCGAGGCCTGGCTGCCGGCCGGTTGGCGCGGCGGCGATCGGCAGTTGCCGCCGCAGGCCGGTGAAGCGCTGCTGCGCTCCATCGCCACCGCCGAAGACGCCCGCAGCAGCGACGAGGGCGACGAACGCAATGAATTGCCGCAGGCCTTCCAGCGCCTGGAAGCCAAAGTCGATCTGATGCTCAACCTGATCGGCCGCCTGGCCCGGCAACAGGCCGATGCCCTGCCCCTGCGCGCCGTGCGCTGGTCGCACAACGGCCTGCGCATCGACAGCATGCAAGCCTGGAACAGCCATCTGGGCGATGCCGGCGTGGCCTTGATCGAGCCGGCCAGCTGGCTCAGCGATCACCTGGAACTTCCCGCCCGCGTGATCGGCGAACTCGCCACCACCGACGGCCAGCATCATCTTTGGCTGCGCTTCGCACCGCTGAGTCCGGGCCTGGCCGAAGCGCTGGATCGCCACCTGTTCCGCCTGCACCGCAAGCAGATCGCCGAAGCCCGGCAAGCCCGACAAGGCTGA
- the fliS gene encoding flagellar export chaperone FliS, with the protein MSAQSYAAQYRNTGISSAVMEADPHRLVALLLAGACERIRLAEACMEHGDLARKGKAIGEVCAIIGHLNGSLDHEAGGEIAGSLSALYDYLQGRLTEANLHNDASALRESLELLGEIESAWNAIPSEQRQRPAMAHGA; encoded by the coding sequence ATGTCAGCCCAGTCTTACGCCGCGCAGTACCGCAACACCGGCATCAGCAGTGCCGTGATGGAAGCGGACCCGCATCGTCTCGTCGCCTTGCTGCTGGCCGGTGCGTGCGAACGCATCCGCCTGGCCGAGGCGTGCATGGAGCACGGCGACCTGGCCCGCAAGGGCAAGGCCATCGGCGAAGTCTGCGCGATCATCGGCCACCTCAACGGCTCGCTGGATCATGAGGCCGGCGGCGAAATCGCCGGCAGTCTGTCGGCGCTTTACGACTACCTGCAGGGCCGCTTGACCGAGGCCAACCTGCACAACGATGCCTCGGCCCTGCGCGAATCGCTGGAATTGCTGGGCGAGATCGAATCGGCCTGGAACGCCATTCCGTCCGAACAGCGCCAGCGCCCCGCCATGGCCCACGGAGCCTGA
- the fliD gene encoding flagellar filament capping protein FliD yields the protein MADYSLGYGGIGSGLDITGMVEKLVAAERAPADSRLNRIETGAKYKISALGTVSSAFSNLETALKALKASDAFDNRAVKVGTDATLGATVGKGTPSGIYNIEVLDLATANKWMANTAVAADQTFGAGKLTLTVAGEAIEIYIAEGARLVDVRSAINDAARSKGVQASVITSNAGQFLSIGSDKTGAANTVSLSFSEGGSDLQALVTSMEERVPAADARISIDGLEVTADNNKITDAVPGMVLDLKTKGTSVVTVSSDLTASRKLLQDFVTAYNAAITSINTATKYDAENDTPSALTGDAQMRSASGQLRGLLGNLLSDLSAQGLDAKTLGLQTKGYPSSDGTLVLDATKFDAAMTADPEKIRNAFTGDTGFAAKLQTAVGSYIGTEGAFTQRTNSLNAQIKDVTSQRTALEARMEAVGNRYKAQFVALDSMISQMNTTSSYLSQQLAALAAQT from the coding sequence ATGGCAGACTATTCGCTCGGTTACGGTGGTATCGGCTCCGGCCTGGACATCACCGGCATGGTGGAAAAACTGGTGGCCGCCGAACGCGCCCCGGCCGACTCACGCCTCAACCGCATCGAAACCGGCGCCAAATACAAGATCTCCGCCCTCGGCACCGTCAGCTCCGCCTTCAGCAACCTCGAAACCGCCCTCAAGGCCCTAAAAGCCAGCGACGCCTTCGACAACCGCGCCGTCAAAGTCGGCACCGACGCCACCCTCGGCGCCACCGTCGGCAAAGGCACCCCCAGCGGCATCTACAACATCGAAGTGCTGGACCTGGCCACCGCCAACAAATGGATGGCCAACACCGCCGTGGCCGCCGACCAGACCTTTGGCGCCGGCAAGTTGACGCTCACCGTGGCCGGCGAAGCCATCGAAATCTACATCGCCGAAGGCGCCCGCCTGGTCGACGTGCGCAGCGCCATCAACGACGCCGCCCGCAGCAAGGGCGTGCAGGCCAGCGTCATCACCTCCAATGCCGGCCAGTTCCTGTCCATCGGCTCGGACAAGACCGGCGCCGCCAACACCGTCAGCCTGAGCTTTTCCGAAGGCGGCAGCGACCTGCAGGCCCTGGTCACCAGCATGGAAGAACGCGTGCCGGCCGCCGACGCCCGCATCTCCATCGACGGCCTGGAAGTGACCGCCGACAACAACAAGATCACCGACGCCGTGCCCGGCATGGTGCTGGACCTGAAGACCAAGGGCACCAGCGTGGTCACCGTGTCCAGCGACCTCACCGCCAGCCGCAAGCTGCTGCAGGACTTCGTGACCGCGTACAACGCCGCGATCACCTCCATCAACACCGCCACCAAGTACGACGCCGAAAACGACACCCCCTCGGCCCTGACCGGCGATGCGCAGATGCGCAGCGCCTCGGGCCAACTGCGCGGTTTGCTGGGCAACCTGCTCAGCGACCTGTCGGCGCAGGGCCTGGATGCCAAGACGCTCGGCCTGCAGACCAAGGGCTACCCGTCCTCCGACGGCACCCTGGTGCTGGACGCCACCAAGTTCGACGCGGCCATGACCGCCGACCCGGAAAAGATCCGCAACGCCTTCACCGGCGACACCGGCTTTGCCGCCAAGTTGCAGACCGCCGTGGGCAGCTACATCGGCACCGAAGGCGCGTTTACCCAACGCACCAATTCGCTCAACGCGCAAATCAAGGACGTCACCAGCCAGCGCACCGCGCTGGAAGCCCGCATGGAAGCCGTGGGCAACCGCTACAAGGCGCAGTTCGTCGCGCTGGACAGCATGATTTCGCAGATGAACACCACCAGTTCCTACCTTTCGCAACAGTTGGCCGCTTTGGCCGCCCAAACCTGA
- a CDS encoding SymE family type I addiction module toxin: MANSNPKTRPSKQERILTISTSGYQPPDIDDPLRTIVIKNWEEARPYVSVPYIRLKGQWLEQAGFHRRQRVRVAVGHGRLVITHA; this comes from the coding sequence ATGGCTAACTCCAATCCTAAAACACGTCCAAGCAAACAAGAACGCATCCTGACCATCAGCACTTCGGGCTATCAGCCGCCTGACATCGACGACCCGCTGCGCACTATCGTGATCAAGAACTGGGAGGAAGCCCGCCCTTACGTATCAGTGCCCTATATCCGCCTCAAAGGCCAATGGCTGGAGCAGGCTGGATTCCACCGCCGCCAGCGGGTCCGGGTGGCGGTAGGCCACGGGAGGCTGGTCATCACCCACGCGTAA
- a CDS encoding YidH family protein, with protein sequence MNTPEDPKRPADNPHLANDLARGRTHMANERTHLAYLRTTVSLIGFGITINRFSMYLVQNNAAPEGKLLLRDAGNAGLGMVILGLALLVWSLFRYWKVTKDIDAGVSESGHKATLGFSIGLLVLGGITALWLFLPH encoded by the coding sequence ATGAACACTCCCGAAGATCCAAAGCGGCCCGCGGACAATCCGCACCTGGCCAATGATCTTGCGCGTGGCCGCACCCACATGGCCAACGAACGCACCCACCTGGCCTACCTGCGCACCACGGTGTCGCTGATTGGTTTTGGCATCACCATCAACCGCTTCAGCATGTACCTGGTGCAGAACAATGCGGCGCCGGAAGGAAAACTGTTGCTGCGCGACGCCGGCAATGCAGGCCTGGGCATGGTGATACTCGGCCTGGCGCTGCTGGTGTGGTCGCTGTTCCGCTACTGGAAGGTCACCAAAGACATCGATGCCGGCGTAAGCGAATCCGGCCACAAGGCGACGCTGGGATTCAGCATCGGATTGCTGGTGCTGGGCGGCATAACCGCCCTCTGGCTGTTCCTTCCCCATTGA
- a CDS encoding flagellin, producing the protein MAQVINTNTISLNAQRNLGTSGASLATTIQRLSSGLRINSAKDDAAGLAISERFSTQIRGLDVAVRNANDGISLAQVAEGSLTEIGNNLQRIRELSVQSANATNSSSDRAALNAEVKQLASEIDRVAKQADFNGTKLLDGSFTSQLFQVGANAGQAIAIDKVVDAKAGALGGAMFATATFTTATPADGVTALKIAGMQLTNADGAAVTIDTVDVAAQGTAAATRDAAAGALVTAINAKMGETGVFAELGSAGAINLTSVKDSVGSNGAFKGIAIETGTWTGGTAPTDVAASTVATTKQYASNLDISTFKGAQQALEIVDKALTAVNSARADLGAVQNRFTSVVANLQTSSENLAASRSRIRDTDFAKETAELTRTQILQQAGTAMLAQANQVPQNVLSLLR; encoded by the coding sequence ATGGCACAAGTCATCAACACCAATACGATTTCGCTGAATGCCCAGCGCAATCTGGGCACCAGCGGCGCCTCGCTGGCCACCACCATCCAGCGCCTGTCCTCGGGCCTGCGCATCAACAGCGCCAAGGACGACGCCGCCGGTCTGGCGATTTCCGAACGCTTCAGCACCCAGATCCGTGGCCTGGACGTTGCCGTGCGCAACGCCAACGACGGCATCTCGCTGGCCCAGGTCGCCGAAGGTTCGCTGACCGAAATCGGCAACAACCTGCAGCGCATCCGTGAGCTGTCGGTGCAGTCGGCCAACGCCACAAACTCGTCTTCGGATCGCGCTGCACTGAACGCCGAAGTCAAGCAGCTGGCCTCGGAAATCGACCGCGTCGCCAAGCAGGCCGATTTCAACGGCACCAAGCTGCTCGACGGCTCGTTCACCAGCCAGTTGTTCCAGGTCGGCGCCAATGCCGGCCAGGCCATCGCCATCGACAAGGTCGTCGACGCCAAGGCCGGTGCACTGGGCGGCGCGATGTTCGCCACCGCCACCTTCACCACCGCCACTCCGGCCGACGGCGTGACCGCGCTGAAGATCGCCGGCATGCAGCTGACCAACGCCGACGGCGCCGCTGTCACCATCGACACCGTCGACGTGGCCGCACAGGGCACGGCTGCGGCCACCCGCGACGCCGCTGCCGGCGCGCTGGTCACCGCGATCAACGCCAAGATGGGCGAGACCGGCGTGTTCGCCGAGCTGGGCAGCGCTGGCGCTATCAACCTGACCTCGGTCAAGGACAGCGTGGGCAGCAACGGCGCGTTCAAGGGTATAGCCATTGAAACCGGCACCTGGACCGGCGGCACCGCCCCGACCGACGTCGCCGCCAGCACGGTGGCCACCACCAAGCAGTACGCCTCCAACCTGGACATCTCCACGTTCAAGGGCGCACAGCAGGCGCTGGAAATCGTCGACAAGGCGCTGACCGCCGTCAACAGCGCGCGCGCTGACCTGGGTGCGGTGCAGAACCGCTTCACCTCGGTGGTCGCCAACCTGCAGACCAGCTCGGAAAACCTGGCCGCCTCGCGCAGCCGCATCCGCGACACCGATTTCGCCAAGGAAACCGCCGAACTGACCCGCACGCAGATCCTGCAGCAGGCCGGTACGGCGATGTTGGCCCAGGCCAACCAGGTGCCGCAGAACGTGCTGAGCCTGCTCCGCTAG
- a CDS encoding flagellin, with product MAQVINTNTISLNAQRNLGTSGASLATTIQRLSSGLRINSAKDDAAGLAISERFSTQIRGLDVAVRNANDGISLAQVAEGSLTEIGNNLQRIRELSVQSANATNSSSDRAALNAEVKQLTSEIDRVAKQADFNGTKLLDGSFTSQLFQVGANAGQAIAIDKVVDARSASLGNVKFAADVTGTAIATAAADGSISGLTINSIAIDKVDYKNGATGADIAKSLATAINAKMGESGVYASVTADQVTLNSVKAGKDLVVGGTITGTGLTAATTTAAATATASFAKDLDITTFEGAQKALEIVDAALTSVNSARADLGAVQNRFTSVVANLQTSSENLAASRSRIRDTDFAKETAELTRTQILQQAGTAMLAQANQVPQNVLSLLR from the coding sequence ATGGCACAGGTAATCAACACCAACACCATCTCGCTGAATGCCCAGCGTAATCTGGGAACCAGCGGTGCATCGCTGGCCACCACGATCCAGCGTCTGTCGTCCGGCCTGCGCATCAACAGCGCCAAGGATGACGCCGCCGGTCTGGCCATCTCCGAGCGCTTCAGCACGCAGATCCGCGGCCTCGACGTCGCGGTCCGCAACGCCAACGACGGCATTTCGTTGGCGCAGGTGGCCGAAGGTTCGCTGACCGAAATCGGCAACAACCTGCAGCGCATCCGTGAGCTGTCGGTGCAGTCGGCCAACGCCACCAACTCGTCGTCTGACCGCGCCGCGTTGAATGCGGAAGTCAAGCAGCTGACCTCGGAAATCGATCGCGTCGCCAAGCAGGCCGATTTCAACGGCACCAAGCTGCTCGACGGCTCGTTCACCAGCCAGCTGTTCCAGGTCGGCGCCAACGCCGGCCAGGCGATCGCCATCGACAAGGTCGTTGACGCGCGCTCGGCTTCGCTGGGCAACGTTAAGTTCGCCGCCGACGTCACCGGTACGGCCATCGCCACTGCCGCTGCCGACGGCAGCATCAGCGGCCTGACCATCAACAGCATCGCCATCGACAAGGTGGACTACAAGAACGGCGCCACCGGTGCCGACATCGCCAAGTCGCTGGCCACGGCCATCAACGCCAAGATGGGCGAGTCCGGCGTGTACGCCTCGGTCACCGCGGATCAGGTCACCCTGAACTCGGTCAAGGCCGGCAAGGATCTGGTCGTCGGTGGCACCATCACCGGCACCGGCCTGACCGCCGCCACCACCACCGCGGCCGCCACGGCGACCGCTTCGTTCGCCAAGGACCTGGACATCACCACGTTCGAAGGCGCGCAGAAGGCCCTGGAAATCGTCGACGCTGCCCTGACCTCGGTCAACAGCGCCCGCGCCGACCTGGGTGCCGTGCAGAACCGCTTCACCTCGGTGGTTGCCAACCTGCAGACCAGCTCGGAAAACCTGGCCGCGTCGCGTAGCCGCATCCGCGATACCGACTTCGCCAAGGAAACCGCCGAACTGACCCGCACCCAGATCCTGCAGCAGGCCGGTACGGCCATGCTGGCCCAGGCCAACCAGGTGCCGCAGAACGTGCTGAGCCTGCTGCGCTAA
- a CDS encoding flagellin yields the protein MAQVINTNTMSLNAQRNLSTSGASLATTIQRLSSGLRINSAKDDAAGLAISERFSTQIRGLDVAVRNANDGISLAQVAEGSLTEIGNNLQRIRELAVQSANASNSSSDRAALNAEVKQLTAEIDRVAKQADFNGTKLLDGSFTSQLFQVGANAGQAIAIDKVVDARASTLGGSQFDSGTLALTAAASATADVTISGLSITDSKGVVTTFPDLTVKSAGSVAATNQAAAKAVAAHMNAKLGETGVYAEVDAAGTGLKLTSVETSVNNAGAFTAFGVAITGGTYTATAAATSQIPKYVTDLDITTFAGAQQALEIVDKALTSVNGSRADLGAIQNRFTSVVANLQTSSENLAASRSRIRDTDFAKETAELTRTQILQQAGTAMLAQANQAPQNVMSLLQR from the coding sequence ATGGCACAGGTAATCAACACCAACACGATGTCGCTGAACGCTCAACGCAACCTGAGCACCAGCGGCGCTTCATTGGCCACCACGATCCAGCGCCTGTCTTCGGGCCTGCGCATCAACAGCGCGAAAGACGACGCGGCCGGTCTGGCCATCTCCGAACGCTTCAGCACCCAGATCCGCGGCCTCGACGTCGCCGTGCGCAATGCCAATGACGGCATCTCGCTGGCCCAGGTCGCCGAAGGTTCGCTGACCGAAATCGGCAACAACCTGCAGCGCATCCGCGAACTGGCTGTCCAGTCCGCCAACGCCAGCAACTCCAGCTCCGACCGCGCCGCACTGAACGCGGAAGTGAAGCAGCTAACCGCGGAAATCGACCGCGTGGCCAAGCAGGCCGACTTCAACGGCACCAAGCTGTTGGATGGCTCCTTCACCAGCCAGCTGTTCCAGGTCGGCGCCAACGCCGGCCAGGCCATCGCCATCGACAAGGTGGTCGACGCCCGCGCCTCCACCCTGGGTGGTTCGCAGTTCGACAGCGGCACCCTGGCGCTGACCGCCGCCGCTTCAGCCACGGCCGACGTCACCATCAGCGGCCTGAGCATCACCGACAGCAAGGGCGTGGTCACCACGTTCCCGGACCTGACCGTGAAGAGCGCAGGTTCGGTGGCCGCCACCAACCAGGCCGCCGCCAAGGCCGTGGCCGCGCACATGAACGCCAAGCTGGGCGAAACCGGCGTGTACGCCGAAGTCGATGCCGCCGGCACCGGCCTCAAGCTGACCTCGGTGGAAACCAGCGTCAACAACGCCGGCGCGTTTACTGCCTTCGGCGTGGCCATCACCGGTGGCACCTACACCGCCACGGCGGCCGCCACCAGCCAGATTCCCAAGTACGTCACCGACCTGGACATCACCACCTTCGCCGGCGCCCAGCAGGCGCTGGAAATCGTCGACAAGGCCCTGACTTCGGTCAACGGTTCGCGCGCCGACCTGGGTGCCATCCAGAACCGCTTCACCTCGGTCGTGGCCAACCTGCAGACCAGTTCGGAAAACCTGGCCGCCTCGCGCAGCCGCATCCGCGACACCGACTTCGCCAAGGAAACGGCAGAGCTGACCCGCACGCAGATCCTGCAGCAGGCCGGTACCGCCATGTTGGCCCAGGCCAACCAGGCGCCGCAGAACGTAATGAGCTTGCTGCAACGCTAA
- a CDS encoding TetR/AcrR family transcriptional regulator: MARDTRQRILDASLGMFNAQGEPHVTTNHIADELEISPGNLYYHFRNKDDIIEQLFGRFEERMDVALTTPGDRLPGLEDIWLQLHLVFECIWDYRFLYRDLVEILSRNRRLRIRFARLLKRADESAHEVMRGLGVAEVMRATPAELAATATNILVIATFWLNYAAARGDRNEQRAIRDGIVQVMMLLAPFLREGERVHLHGLIAAYQR; encoded by the coding sequence GTGGCGCGCGACACCCGCCAGCGCATCCTGGACGCCTCGCTCGGCATGTTCAACGCGCAGGGCGAACCGCACGTCACCACCAACCACATCGCCGACGAGCTGGAAATCAGCCCGGGCAACCTGTACTACCACTTCCGCAACAAGGACGACATCATCGAGCAGCTCTTCGGCCGGTTCGAAGAGCGCATGGATGTCGCCCTGACCACGCCCGGCGATCGCCTGCCCGGGCTGGAGGACATCTGGCTGCAGCTGCACCTGGTGTTCGAGTGCATCTGGGACTATCGATTCCTGTATCGCGATCTGGTCGAGATCCTCAGCCGCAACCGGCGCCTGCGCATCCGCTTTGCGCGCCTGCTCAAGCGCGCCGACGAAAGCGCCCATGAGGTGATGCGCGGCCTGGGCGTGGCCGAGGTGATGCGCGCCACGCCGGCGGAACTGGCCGCGACCGCCACCAACATCCTGGTCATCGCCACCTTCTGGCTCAACTACGCCGCCGCGCGCGGCGATCGCAACGAACAGCGGGCGATCCGCGATGGCATCGTGCAGGTGATGATGCTGCTGGCACCGTTCCTGCGCGAAGGCGAGCGCGTGCATCTGCATGGACTGATTGCCGCCTACCAGCGCTGA
- a CDS encoding acyl-CoA-binding protein, translating to MADLQNAFEQASKDIQGLSERPDNDTLLRLYALYKQGSEGDVKGDKPGFFDFVGTAKYEAWAKLKGTAQADAQKKYVDLVKKLTA from the coding sequence ATGGCCGATCTGCAAAACGCATTCGAACAGGCATCCAAGGATATCCAGGGCCTGTCCGAGCGTCCGGACAACGACACCTTGCTGCGTCTGTACGCGCTCTACAAACAGGGCTCGGAAGGCGACGTCAAAGGCGACAAGCCGGGCTTCTTCGATTTTGTCGGCACCGCCAAGTACGAGGCCTGGGCCAAGCTCAAGGGCACCGCGCAGGCCGATGCGCAGAAGAAATACGTGGACCTGGTGAAGAAGCTGACCGCCTGA